GGGCGGGTGCCCCCGTCGGAGACGACGTGCACGCCGAGTTCGCCCTTGGGCGATTCGACGGCGGCGTACGCCTGCCCCGGCGGCACCCGGAAGCCCTCCGTCACCAGCTTGAAGTGATGGATCAGAGCCTCCATGGAGGTGCCCATGATGTTCTTGATGTGGTCGAGCGAGTTGCCGAGGCCGTCCGGGCCGAGCGCGAGCTGCGCGGGCCAGGCGATCTTCTTGTCGCCGACCATGACCGGGCCCGGCTCCAGCCGGTCCAGGCACTGCTCGACGATGCGCAGCGACTGCCGCATCTCCTCCAGCCGGATGAGGAAACGCCCGTAGGCGTCGCACGTGTCGGCGGTCGGGATGTCGAAGTCGTACGTCTCGTAACCGCAGTACGGGTCGGTCTTGCGCAGGTCGTGCGGCAGGCCGGCCGAGCGCAGGATCGGTCCGGTGGCGCCGAGCGCCATGCAGCCGGCCAGGTCGAGATAGCCGACGTCCTGCATACGGGCCTTGAAGATCGGGTTGCCGGTGGCGAGCGCGTCGTACTCCGGCAGGTTCTTGCGGAGCGTCTTCACCAGCTCGCGCAGGTGGTCGACGGCGCCCGGGGGAAGGTCCTGGGCGAGGCCGCCGGGCCGGATGTACGCGTGGTTCATGCGCAGTCCGGTGATCAGCTCGTAGGCG
Above is a window of Streptomyces sp. NBC_01498 DNA encoding:
- a CDS encoding NADH-quinone oxidoreductase subunit D → MTTPHSTPHATPRATTEGTVYTVTGGDWDEVVETAAKSDDERIIVNMGPQHPSTHGVLRLILEIEGETVTEARCGIGYLHTGIEKNLEFRNWTQGTTFVTRMDYLTSFFNETAYCRAVETLLGIEDDIPDRANIIRVLLMELNRLSSHLVCLATGGMELGATTIMIYGFRDREMILDAYELITGLRMNHAYIRPGGLAQDLPPGAVDHLRELVKTLRKNLPEYDALATGNPIFKARMQDVGYLDLAGCMALGATGPILRSAGLPHDLRKTDPYCGYETYDFDIPTADTCDAYGRFLIRLEEMRQSLRIVEQCLDRLEPGPVMVGDKKIAWPAQLALGPDGLGNSLDHIKNIMGTSMEALIHHFKLVTEGFRVPPGQAYAAVESPKGELGVHVVSDGGTRPYRVHFRDPSFTNLQSMAAMCEGGQVADVIVAVASIDPVMGGVDR